Genomic window (Muntiacus reevesi chromosome X, mMunRee1.1, whole genome shotgun sequence):
TACACACAGCAATTATAGCAATTGCTACTATTGGTGAAGTGCCTGTAATTTTGGTATCATTATTGTTAGAATCATAAAGGACTGGTTTTGAAAACCACTTCTGCCACCGAATGGCCTTGGTCAAGTGACTATCtctttaagcttcagtttcctcatttgtgaaatggtcATGACAATAATACCTATCTCATAAGGCTATTGTGATGTCAGATGAGATAATAATGCATGTGAGGTGCTCAACATAGCTGGGCATATGTAAGTGGTCAATGATGGTCAGCTATATTattgctgtgtgccaggaacaGTACAGCCGTATCTAATTCAGCCCTCACAATTACCTTGCCATGTCAGTATTATCATCTCCCTTTTCTAGATGAGGTATTGGAGGCTCTGGTGGAGGATTAGTGACTTACTGAAGGATCACACAACTAGCAATTTGCAAGTCTGCGATTCATCTCCAGTTCTCTGACTTTAGAGTCCAGACCCATTAGCTCACACAAAACCATCTTCTAGAGCTTTCTTTGGCTGCTGCCAGAGGGGCTCTGCAGTCTCATAAGCAGCATCAAGGAGAAATGAAGTTTGGGAGTGTTCTCAGcccactgagagagagagagagcagcagTGGAATGAAAGCCATTTAGAACAGTGAACAGAAGTCAAAAGGAAATATGATCAGTAAGATATTTGGGAGCTTATACGGTGGGCTCATTTATATGGCATGATAAATGATATATATGAGTTCCCCTTCTACGTGGTATAATAGGAGGGGTACCAAACGTCCCTCTCTCTGGATCTTCAAGTCAAACTTCTCCCATTCCTCACACACAAAATATATCTGAAGAGCCAAGATTAGTAAGCCATTCCTTTGAATTATGGTATTGTTCCAGATGCTTCCAGACAAAATATAACAACCCCAAGAGATAGAAGCCAATCATCTCCATGGTGAGTTTATGAGTTAAACTTAACTTGGAAGTGGAGGGTAGGGCCCGAGGTGATGACTCTTAGGACAAGAAGTTTAGGTGGGATGGAAAGAGGGATTTGAGGGGATGGCAGGATAGGACCAGAGTCTGAAATTGGGGAGACTTTTAGGAAGCATAACAATGTAGGGCTtcacagaaagataaacaccaatacagtatactaacacatatatatggaatttaaaaagatggtaacggtaaccctatacgcaggaaagaaaaagagacacagatgtatagaacagacttttggactctgtgggagaaggtgagggtgggatgatctgagaaaatagcattgaaacatgtatattatcaagtgtgaaacagatcaccagaccaggttggatgcatgagacaagtgctcagggctggtgcactggaatgacccagagggatggggtggggagggaggtgggaggggggatcagaatggggaacacatgtaaatccatggctgattcatgtcaatgtatggcaaaaaccactacaatattgtaattagcctccaactaataaaaataaatgaaaaataaataaagagcagagatattacattgccaacaacaacaaacaaaaacaatgtagGACTTCAGAAGATTGGGAGAAAGGGGCACATGGAAGAAGGAGGTGTCCATTATTAGTTTTGCACTGGTCTCCCAGAGATTTGTAAGCATATGCATGTATATTGTATTtgttaagatatttatttatttatttttggctgcaaaccctctccagtattcttgcctgaagaattccatggacagagaagcctggcgggctacagtccatagggttgcagagtcagacacaactgagcaactaacactttcactttacactttcAGTTCTTCGTTGCGGTACATGGGCTtatttctagttgtggcatgcaagctcagttgccctgtggcatgtaagaatcttagttccctgatcaggaatcaaactcatgtcccctgcattagaaggtggattcttaaccactggacaaccagggaagtcccatatatgtatattttagctGCATTTCTCATTCTAAGATACAAGGGCATCCTTAACTGTCATGCAGTAATGATAAATTTCCTATCCAAGGGAGACTAAATTTTCTAGTTTCTCTCCCCTACTTCCTCCTTTTACTTTGTTTAGAAGGCAAAATTTATCCAACTGCTCCTCCACATCCCCCCAGCTAACTTCTCTTCTGGTCCCTTGTCCCAAGCTTGCAATTTCTCACTGGCAACATCAAGAGACAATGAATTTTTATCCCCGAGATTGGACTTGGACCACTGGGAATCATGGGTGCCACCAATGGACAGATGAGCTTATTACAGAAGTCCTTCCCAAAGGCTCCTTCAGAAACAACACGGAAGGGTTAGGGGAAGAGAGAGTAGGCTGGTCGCCTCAGGCAGCTTGGGGCTCTAAGGCGGACTGCAGTACCTGCACTTGCTAAGTGTTGCAGACACCGCTTGCTGATATCCTGCTGTTGAGTAAGAGAACTGGAATCAATAATGTTAaggtccattttttttcccctttacaaAAACACCTCTCAAAAATACATTTGCGAATTGCTATCCTTGCTTTTCTTAAAGGCCCTGAAGCTCCtttcatagttaaaaaaaaaaaaaaagttgtctctATCTGTATCAATCTAATCTTAGGCTTTTGTGGAGCTGGACAAATCCTGCTAAGATTTACACCTTAGAGCCCACCATAGCCTTTGTTaaaccatgttttgttttttttcctcccaatataccatgtggcttgcaggatcttagttccccaaccagggatcgaacccatgccttggaagtgaaagtgctgagtcctaatccctagtcttccagggaattcccaaccagGAGGGTTGAATGCAGATGTTTGGGGTGTCcaagaagggagggaaagagaaaaacacatgaaATTGACTTAAAATAGGCTGAAATACAGTGTATTTGGTATCAAATCATGTTCAGAAATGGTTCTGCTGGAATGCCTTCTCATCTCAGTTCTTTGCTTGGACATCTGAAATAGGGCAGCCTCCtccatttcatctttatttcattGCCACACATCCTATTCCCAGattctgcctaaagactagcctAACCAGTTATTTTCTTAGCTTTGAATTTCAGGTGCAAGATAAGGAATGGGAGGAAAACAGGCCTGCTCCTTCATTGTCCTCCACAAATATGACATGCCTGAGAGGAAGTTTTTGATCTTTTCTAAGCCCCAGGTGACATCACCGACACAACACTGCTttgaagatccagaggaatcgggtggagagggaggtgggatgggagaccgggatggggaatttgtgtaactctatggctgattcatatcaatgtatgacaaaacccactgaaaaataaaaattaaaaaaaaaaaaaaaagccaatcctcctccccaccccccactagAAAGTGATGGTGAAAATATTATGCTTCCTCTATTTTCATGCTTTCCAAACTGCTGGTACAATCTAACAGGAAGTTGTAAAAATCAATTAAGTAGGCTATGATcagcactttaaaaattaataaaatgaagtagAAATACCAGAAGCACATCACAAAATAAAACATGAGTTTTATTTTAGACATGTAATTTTTATTACTagtttattatatgtaaatgtatTTGTATACTGGCTTGTGACATTTTACACCTCTGTGCGTTAGAGCAAAACTTTGAAAACCATTGATCTAGAAGGTGCATATACTTCAACCTCAGATGGAGTCTGTAGTCTAAGACCCTCCATCGGACACATTATTCCAACAATATTCTACAGTTCTCTACTTTTTAGGGCTTCTCTGGGAAGCAAAATTGATGTATATAGCCCACTGATAAGTCACGAAGAAATCTTTTGTATAGAAAGATGCACTTGACATAGAAGGGCAAATATTTAATGGAATACAGCAGAGTTTGGTAGCAACTGTTTTGATGGAGTATTTTTATTATAGAGACAATTGCTAAATAAAAAGCTAAATATGCCCTACCATCTCTCCCTAGATATATAAGGTTATGTTAAAGCACATCTATGTTTATTCTATatcaataatttaatttaaataattaaattataacaAAACCCAGCAACTGAAGTCCCCTGCTATCAAATTTCCTGCATCAGTAATTTCAGGCAAGTCAATCCAGCAACATTTCAGAATAAAATGCCTTCCTGACTTTGACTTTTTGCTCCTTTCCCAAACACTGCATTTGTCCTTCAGCCTCATCGAGAGTTATCTTTTTAGACACACTGTATgttattaatgggcttccctggtggctcagtgataaagaatccacctgcaaatacAGAAGatggggattcgatccctgggtctggaagatcccctggagagggaaatggcaacctactccagtattcttgccgggaaattccatggacagaggagcctggtgggctacagtccatggagcttcaaaagagttggacaccacttagctAAACAACAAATACATTAATAGGAAATTTCCAGAAACTAGGAAAATGCGGATTCCTGTTCACCAAGGCACTTACATACTTAAATAAGGTCTGTGGCTCTTTCAGCCTTATGACGTAGACATGAAAAGCAAATAACTTGGTGACAGAGTTTGAGTCATGAGTCATTAACCTTTTAAGCTTACGGTCTTTTACTTTCACTAATGTCTACAAATTTACACCTAAGTAGATTCCTAATCATTTTTATCTAGCAAAATTCATTACTGTATTTCATCAATCTAAGACACCATTGATTTTAAGACTATTTTATGTAccactgagaaaggaaaaaaaggctgATTAAAGTATGTTTTAGCAAGAATTTATAGTACATCACTTTCAGGGGTATTAAATTGTCAAAAATACATGCCTCATTGAAGAGATGAAGTACAGGGGTTGATTTCAAAGGCTGTTGCCTCTTCTCACTCCTCAAGTGTCTGTTGACATATTTTTAATGTAGAATTAAAGATAATgggaccatttttttttccctgaaaatgaACTGTCTTTTGGTTTCACTGCCCACTGAATTttggctagttttttttttttttaatatttggctagcttttcaaacttaaaatttctaacatttcagtagaaacttcACTGCTACTTCAAACAGGTGATCTCAGGAATGTATTTggtaggaaaagaggaagaacaagaTAGGCTAGAGAAAAGACAAGGTCCTAGTTGTCAATCACTGTTTTCAATATCTtaacttaaaattcttttttaaaacttatagtGTAAGAAGAAACAACTAAGTGTTCTGGAgcctttgttattattttttttaagtaacaaaaacttttattttttgttttttttgttatatatccatttttattaatcaaaagaCCTTAAACCAAGCTTGAGAAAACTTggtaaaggcaaattttatttacttttttaagttacaaaaatATGCGCATGTCAAAAATACAGTCTAGTCCGTATAAGAGTAGTTCCAGCCATTTAAAAGTTATACAGAGTTTGGAAACAGCAATTCATACACAAGTCTCAAAACATTCAATTAACGAACAGTATACATACAACTGTCAATTCAATTATTGCTAGTTATATGCCACTCTTACTTGAGACTGTTCTTCTTTAGGGAAAAGGCAATATTTGGGCAATCTGGCTGTTGCTACTAAAGCTgtggttttaaaaagtcaatccAAAATTAGAATAAACTCAGTTTGAGTAGAATATGTGTAAGCTTTAGTCAGTACTACAAGGTGTGGTCTAAATTTCTGTTCCATCCCTTTCTCCTACTTAGTTCTATTTTATGACTATATCAGAAATGTGATGTGTAGTTTGCGAAAAGAGTAAATGAATTGTTGATCTTCAAATTAAGCGTAACAAGAAATACTGAGTTGGAATGTGGAAACAAAGCTGACACATCTAGTGTAAAAACATGAGAACAATGAATTCAAGAatggaaaaatgtttaaagtttaaccaaaaaacaaagatttctttctctttagatGCTGAGACATAGAATGAATCAACTGGTTTTTCTGAAGTTTATTGGCTTATGAAGATCTTCTGTTCTCtatcttttccaaaaagaaaatgtgagctACACAACAGGAACATGTTTTATAACAGATCTATTTGCTCAATGCCGTATGGAAGAACACCATCATGAGATTAAATAATTTAGCTTTAAGTAGTAAAGAGATCATGCAGTTGACAGTGTAAACACAGGGAACAAATCACTCACTTTGGGGGTGGGTAGTATGTAGCAGACTTTTGGTCTGAAGTTCACATGGAAGACTTAGAAGTTAAGGGTCCCAAAGAGAGAGCCATGGCTTTGTTTCCAACTTTTCTGTTAGaccctgctgcagggtcaggctTATTGCTGACATTTTCCCCCaacaagtttttaaataaattgaaacatATACTGGTGATAAGCATGAGGTGAActagaaaaacacttaaaaatattcttagaacAAAAGTGACAGTCATGACCTTTTGGTAAAGATACTTATTACCTTAATGACTTAAATCCTAAAATTAGGCTACATTTTTAGGAGGTAGAAAACAAATACCCAAAGGTATTTGTTGGCCATCCTTTCTTACTTGTGGCCAACCTCGGATCTATACATTTCTCACTCCTCATTCTCCCGTTAAAGCTATTAGTCCTACTACCATTTACTATCTAAAGTTGCAGACCTGGAGCTGCCaagaaaaagcttttaaagaAGTCTTGCTTTTAAGTCACTGAGTGTATCCAACACTCGGGTATCAATTGAGAACATTTAACATCTCTCAAGTAGATTAATTCACTTCCTAAGAAAACATGCCACcatgaaaaaaattacttaacatAAAAAGACTAATGAACATCTCTACATGTGATTCTAGTATGTCACAGTAGTTATGTAAACCTAAACTAGTAATGTGTTCATTGAATTTCTTTGAAAAAGCCTTATATATAAACTGCATTACCAGTGTTAAACAAAAAAGATACACTTTATACTACAAAATTAACCTAAtctaataacaacaataaacacTCCACTTCCTCCCAGAAAGTTACATTGTGCTGATATCCCATAGATAGTACtataaaaagatttcctttttgcTATATGCTGGGCTCACAGTGAGTATGCTAATACAGAGATCATGGATATGTTACTGTAAGAATGTCATTAGTGAAACATGTATAAGGCATGTAGGAAACTAGTATTAAAGCTCTTAAGGGCAATGATTCAAATTGGCAGCTGCTAGAAAAGGTGTTGCtaggaataaaaaaatattaaagaaatttagTTTCAGCATATTCTAATTTTTAGTGCTTCCACAATGAAATGAATTATAACTcacataaatttctgttgctggaACTAATGGACCAAAAAAGAATGGACTTTTGCCCCCTTTAAATAGTAGCCCAATCCTGAAAACGGAAGCAGTCACTTGCAATCTTCCACACGGTATTGTTACCAGTAGTCTGTGCAGTCAGCAGGAAGTTCTGGTTGAAGTAGTGTTGCTTGTTGCCATCAAACTTCACAGTTCCACTGGTCACAACAAGAACTGTGGTCTGGGCCTGAGTAGCTTGCTCTGCACCCACACAAGAAAAGAGAAG
Coding sequences:
- the NXT2 gene encoding NTF2-related export protein 2 isoform X3, which gives rise to MDKRRRALTRLYLDKATLIWNGNVVTGLEALANFFDMLPSSEFQVNMLDCQPVHEQATQAQTTVLVVTSGTVKFDGNKQHYFNQNFLLTAQTTGNNTVWKIASDCFRFQDWATI